Proteins encoded together in one Kitasatospora albolonga window:
- a CDS encoding oxidoreductase: MTGDAATAPNATSTSLPRIDASAGPGDGPGQEPPLMGLGASLPPADTRAKTEGTFPYAADLWAEGLLWASLLRSPHPHARILSIDTSAAAAMPGVRAVVTHEDVPGDSNYGRRVVDRPVFAAELVRHHGEPIAAVAADHPDTARLAAAAIAVEYEVLEPVTDPEKAFAAEPLHPDGNLIRHIPLRYGDAEATGEVVVEGLYRIGRQDPAPIGAEAALAVPRPDGGVELYTASTDPHTDRDLAAACFGLEPDRVKVVVTGVPGATGDREDPGFQIPLGLLALRTGCPVKLAATREESFLGHAHRHPTLLRYRHHADADGRLVKVEAQILLDAGAYADASSESLAAAVAFACGPYVVPHAFIEGWAVRTNNPPSGHVRGEGAMQVCAAYEGQMDKLAAKIGIDPAELRLRNVLSTGDILPTGQTVTCPAPVAELLRAVRDHPLPALPKDTPEDDWLLPGGPEGAGEPGAVRRGVGYGVGMVHMLGAEGTDEVSTATVRVHDGVATVICAAVETGQGFTTLARQIVQEILGVDEVHVAAVDTDQPPAGPATHGRHTWVSGGAVERAAKMVRTQLLQPLAHKFGMSTELLQIADGKITSYDGVLSTTVMEAMDGKELWATAQCRPHPTEPLDDSGQGDAFVGLAFCAVRAVVDVDIELGSIRVVEMAVAQDVGRVLNPKQLAIRIEAGITQGIGAALTENLRTARGIVRHPDLTGYALPTSLDAPDIRIVKLVEERDVVAPFGAKPASAVPVVTAPAAVASAVRSATGRPVNRLPVRPQAAVVNAKN; the protein is encoded by the coding sequence GTGACCGGCGACGCGGCCACCGCGCCCAACGCGACCAGCACCAGCCTGCCCAGGATCGACGCCTCCGCCGGTCCCGGTGACGGACCCGGCCAGGAGCCGCCCCTGATGGGCCTGGGCGCCTCGCTGCCGCCCGCCGACACCCGCGCGAAGACCGAGGGCACCTTCCCGTACGCCGCCGACCTCTGGGCCGAGGGGCTGCTCTGGGCCTCCCTGCTCCGCTCCCCGCACCCGCACGCCCGCATCCTGTCGATCGACACCTCGGCCGCCGCCGCGATGCCCGGGGTGCGCGCGGTCGTCACGCACGAGGACGTCCCCGGGGACAGCAATTACGGCCGCCGGGTCGTCGACCGCCCGGTCTTCGCCGCCGAGCTGGTCCGCCACCACGGCGAGCCGATCGCCGCCGTCGCCGCCGACCACCCGGACACCGCACGGCTGGCCGCCGCCGCCATCGCCGTCGAGTACGAGGTGCTGGAGCCGGTCACGGACCCGGAGAAGGCGTTCGCGGCGGAGCCCCTGCACCCCGACGGCAACCTGATCCGGCACATCCCGCTCCGGTACGGCGACGCCGAGGCGACCGGCGAGGTCGTGGTCGAGGGCCTCTACCGCATCGGCCGCCAGGACCCGGCCCCGATCGGCGCGGAGGCGGCCCTCGCCGTGCCCCGCCCGGACGGCGGCGTCGAGCTCTACACCGCCTCCACCGACCCGCACACCGACCGCGATCTGGCCGCCGCCTGCTTCGGCCTGGAGCCGGACCGGGTCAAGGTCGTCGTCACCGGTGTCCCCGGCGCGACCGGCGACCGCGAGGACCCCGGCTTCCAGATCCCGCTGGGCCTGCTCGCCCTGCGCACCGGCTGCCCGGTGAAGCTGGCCGCCACCCGCGAGGAGTCCTTCCTCGGCCACGCCCACCGCCACCCGACCCTCCTGCGCTACCGCCACCACGCGGACGCGGACGGCCGGCTGGTCAAGGTGGAGGCCCAGATCCTGCTGGACGCGGGGGCGTACGCCGACGCCTCCTCGGAATCGCTGGCGGCGGCCGTGGCGTTCGCCTGCGGCCCGTACGTCGTGCCGCACGCCTTCATCGAGGGCTGGGCGGTCCGGACGAACAACCCGCCCTCCGGTCACGTACGCGGCGAAGGCGCGATGCAGGTCTGCGCGGCGTACGAGGGCCAGATGGACAAGCTGGCCGCGAAGATCGGCATCGACCCGGCCGAACTCCGCCTCCGCAACGTCCTGTCGACCGGCGACATCCTTCCCACGGGCCAGACGGTGACCTGCCCGGCCCCGGTGGCCGAGCTGCTCCGCGCGGTCCGCGACCACCCCCTTCCCGCCCTCCCCAAGGACACCCCGGAGGACGACTGGCTGCTGCCCGGCGGCCCCGAGGGCGCGGGCGAGCCCGGGGCGGTGCGCCGGGGCGTGGGGTACGGGGTGGGCATGGTCCACATGCTCGGCGCCGAGGGCACGGACGAGGTCTCCACGGCCACGGTCCGGGTCCACGACGGGGTGGCCACGGTGATCTGCGCGGCGGTCGAGACGGGCCAGGGCTTCACCACCCTCGCCCGCCAGATCGTCCAGGAGATCCTCGGCGTGGACGAGGTCCATGTGGCCGCCGTCGACACCGACCAGCCCCCGGCGGGCCCGGCCACGCACGGCCGCCACACCTGGGTGTCGGGCGGGGCGGTGGAGCGGGCGGCGAAGATGGTCCGCACCCAGCTCCTCCAGCCGCTGGCCCACAAGTTCGGCATGTCCACGGAGCTGCTCCAGATCGCGGACGGCAAGATCACCTCGTACGACGGTGTCCTCTCCACCACCGTCATGGAGGCGATGGACGGCAAGGAGCTCTGGGCCACCGCCCAGTGCCGCCCCCACCCGACCGAGCCGCTGGACGACTCCGGCCAGGGCGACGCGTTCGTGGGCCTCGCGTTCTGCGCGGTACGGGCGGTCGTCGACGTCGACATCGAGCTCGGCTCGATCCGGGTGGTCGAAATGGCGGTCGCCCAGGACGTGGGCCGGGTCCTCAACCCGAAGCAGCTGGCGATCCGGATCGAGGCGGGCATCACCCAGGGCATCGGCGCGGCCCTCACGGAGAACCTCCGCACCGCGCGCGGCATCGTCCGCCACCCCGACCTGACCGGTTACGCGCTGCCGACCTCGCTGGACGCCCCGGACATCCGTATCGTCAAACTGGTCGAGGAGCGGGACGTGGTGGCCCCCTTCGGCGCCAAGCCCGCCTCGGCCGTCCCCGTCGTGACGGCCCCGGCGGCGGTCGCCTCGGCGGTCCGCTCGGCCACCGGCCGCCCGGTGAACCGCCTGCCGGTGCGCCCGCAGGCGGCGGTGGTGAACGCCAAGAACTGA
- a CDS encoding (2Fe-2S)-binding protein encodes MSNEERPDQHGRHGHSDGPDPRYGGWEPTPQSGEYDADATAFVTLPPEDLDNAPLAAPGQGYVPPMILPLTPAAGLDPAATGSWVVQTQSQQQAQAERRAQEAPPGAVHWPDPNEQGGYGQPYQDTSHTTAQWNFTEAIGEQAAPGAVPTADYPDHTGPGDHTGPGDYAGHTGHADHTGHGEPAGHTSPTGPPDHAGHTGQWTIPVADGDLPDESGEFPASAAPPQQWYADDTRPATLPGGAPAPWATQPHPEETHPGPDEEHATDGTAPEAAHPLPAAEAAEGAEGGEPEAESPATPEAEPEPEATSVPTPDPTVPSGPTNDSAILPTPEEAAAAGPDPAPEAEPEPDPAHDPAHDPAAAPVDVPSEHPAASYLLHVNGVDRPVSDAWIGESLLYVLRERLGLAGAKDGCSQGECGACNVQVDGRLVASCLVPAATAAGSEVRTVEGLAVDGEPSDVQRALAACGAVQCGFCIPGMAMTVHDLLEGNHAPSELETRQALCGNLCRCSGYRGVLDAVADVVAGREASAEAAAQDEARIPHQAEPGAGGVQRPHPNEGGAQ; translated from the coding sequence GTGAGCAATGAGGAACGCCCCGACCAGCACGGGCGGCACGGCCACTCCGACGGCCCCGACCCCCGGTACGGGGGCTGGGAGCCGACCCCGCAGAGCGGTGAGTACGACGCGGACGCCACCGCGTTCGTCACGCTCCCCCCGGAGGACCTCGACAACGCGCCGCTGGCCGCCCCGGGCCAGGGGTACGTACCGCCGATGATCCTGCCGCTGACCCCGGCCGCCGGTCTGGACCCGGCCGCGACGGGCAGCTGGGTCGTGCAGACGCAGAGCCAGCAGCAGGCCCAGGCCGAGCGGCGCGCCCAGGAGGCGCCCCCGGGCGCGGTGCACTGGCCGGACCCGAACGAGCAGGGCGGGTACGGGCAGCCGTACCAGGACACCTCGCACACGACGGCCCAGTGGAACTTCACCGAGGCCATCGGCGAGCAGGCGGCGCCGGGGGCGGTGCCCACCGCGGACTACCCGGACCACACGGGCCCTGGTGATCACACGGGCCCCGGTGACTACGCGGGTCACACCGGCCACGCGGACCACACCGGTCACGGAGAACCTGCCGGTCACACCAGCCCCACCGGACCCCCCGACCACGCCGGTCACACCGGCCAGTGGACGATCCCGGTCGCGGACGGGGATCTTCCGGACGAGTCGGGCGAGTTCCCGGCCTCGGCCGCGCCCCCGCAGCAGTGGTACGCGGACGACACGCGCCCCGCGACGCTCCCCGGCGGTGCCCCCGCGCCGTGGGCCACCCAGCCGCACCCCGAGGAGACCCACCCCGGACCTGACGAGGAGCACGCGACCGACGGCACCGCCCCCGAGGCCGCCCACCCGCTCCCTGCCGCAGAAGCCGCAGAGGGCGCAGAGGGCGGGGAACCGGAAGCGGAATCCCCCGCCACCCCGGAAGCGGAACCGGAGCCGGAAGCAACCTCCGTACCCACGCCCGACCCCACGGTCCCGTCAGGCCCCACGAACGACTCCGCAATCCTGCCCACCCCCGAAGAGGCGGCAGCGGCCGGACCGGACCCGGCCCCCGAAGCGGAACCGGAACCGGACCCGGCGCACGACCCCGCGCACGACCCGGCCGCCGCCCCCGTCGACGTACCGAGCGAACACCCCGCCGCCTCCTACCTCCTGCACGTGAACGGGGTGGACCGCCCGGTCTCCGACGCCTGGATCGGCGAGTCCCTGCTCTACGTGCTCCGCGAGCGCCTCGGCCTCGCCGGGGCCAAGGACGGCTGCTCGCAGGGCGAGTGCGGGGCGTGCAACGTCCAGGTGGACGGCCGGCTGGTCGCCTCCTGCCTGGTGCCCGCCGCCACCGCCGCCGGGAGCGAGGTCCGTACGGTCGAGGGGCTGGCCGTCGACGGCGAACCCTCCGACGTCCAGCGCGCGCTCGCCGCCTGCGGGGCCGTCCAGTGCGGCTTCTGCATCCCCGGCATGGCGATGACCGTCCACGACCTGCTGGAGGGCAACCACGCCCCCAGCGAGCTGGAGACCCGCCAGGCCCTCTGCGGCAACCTCTGCCGCTGCTCCGGCTATCGGGGCGTGCTCGACGCCGTCGCGGACGTCGTGGCGGGCCGCGAGGCGAGCGCGGAGGCGGCCGCCCAGGACGAGGCGCGCATCCCGCACCAGGCCGAGCCCGGCGCCGGTGGCGTACAGCGGCCCCACCCGAACGAGGGAGGCGCGCAGTGA
- a CDS encoding dehydrogenase, whose protein sequence is MTTHAPQAMQSVTLPASLDEAVAALEAMPAAVPVAGGTDLMAAVNKGLLRPSALVGLGRISELRGWHYQDGHALLGAGLTHARTGRPDFAALIPALAASARAAGPPQIRNAGTLGGNIASSAPTGDTLPVLAALEAELVVAGPGGVRREIPVSHLLAGREMLGPAELIGFVRVPLLHAPQVFLKATGRTGPGRATASVAIVLDPARRGVRCAVGAIAPMPLRPLEAERWIASLIDWDGERGLAPDALAAFGEYVAAACIPDHAPPADGSEAPPLSPAVLHLRRTVAALARRALGRALS, encoded by the coding sequence TTGACCACGCACGCACCGCAGGCGATGCAGTCGGTGACGCTGCCGGCCTCGCTCGACGAGGCCGTGGCGGCGCTGGAAGCCATGCCCGCCGCCGTCCCCGTGGCGGGGGGAACGGACCTGATGGCGGCCGTGAACAAGGGGCTCCTGCGCCCCTCGGCGCTGGTCGGCCTCGGCCGGATCAGCGAGCTGCGCGGCTGGCACTACCAGGACGGCCACGCGCTGCTCGGCGCGGGCCTCACCCACGCCCGCACGGGACGGCCCGACTTCGCCGCCCTGATCCCCGCCCTGGCCGCCTCCGCCCGCGCCGCGGGCCCGCCCCAGATCCGTAACGCCGGAACCCTCGGCGGCAACATCGCCTCCTCCGCGCCCACCGGCGACACCCTGCCGGTGCTGGCCGCGCTGGAGGCCGAGCTGGTCGTCGCGGGCCCCGGCGGCGTCCGCCGCGAGATCCCCGTCTCCCATCTGCTGGCCGGCCGCGAGATGCTGGGCCCGGCCGAGCTGATCGGCTTCGTCCGGGTGCCGCTGCTGCACGCCCCGCAGGTGTTCCTGAAGGCCACCGGCCGCACCGGCCCCGGCCGCGCCACCGCCTCGGTCGCCATCGTGCTGGACCCGGCCCGGCGTGGGGTGCGCTGCGCGGTCGGCGCCATCGCCCCGATGCCGCTGCGCCCGCTGGAGGCGGAGCGCTGGATCGCCTCGCTGATCGACTGGGACGGCGAGCGGGGCCTGGCCCCCGACGCGCTGGCCGCCTTCGGCGAGTACGTCGCCGCCGCCTGCATCCCGGACCACGCACCTCCGGCCGACGGATCAGAGGCCCCGCCGCTGTCCCCGGCCGTACTCCACCTGCGGCGCACCGTCGCCGCGCTCGCCCGACGCGCACTGGGGAGGGCACTGTCGTGA
- a CDS encoding beta-N-acetylhexosaminidase, which translates to MTPHDADPAPHDADPASGDTDTDTGPGTPGGAAAPGLIPAPRTLTWGPPGRRPFVLDAETVLSAAPGTEGVARLLRATVGAATGLDLLPGTEGPCVELALDAELAPEAYRLTADADALRITAGSAAGVFRGTQTFRQLLGPDAFRRAPLAPGRAWEVPAVAIEDEPRFGWRGLMLDVCRHFLPKEDVLRYLDLLAAHKLNVFHFHLTDDQGWRVEIKRHPRLTEVGAWRSRSKYGHRQSDLWDETPHGGYYTQDDIREIVAYAAERHIRVVPEIDIPGHAQAAIAAYPELGNTDVIDTTTLSVWDTWGVNPNVLAPTDNTLRFYEGVLEEVLDLFPATTSPFVHIGGDECPKDQWKQSPLAQARIAELGLKDEDELQSWFIRHFDTWLAERGRRLIGWDEILEGGLAEGAAVSSWRGNAGGIAAAEAGHDVVMCPEQQVYLDHRQDGHEDEPMPIGYVRTLEDVYRFEPVPPGLSEEAVRHILGTQANVWTEVMQNRSRVDYQVFPRLAAFAEVAWTPLPAPAERDFTGFEERMTDHYARLDALGVDYRGPGGPLPWQKRPGVRGFPREGAPPEVWTPAV; encoded by the coding sequence ATGACACCCCACGACGCCGACCCCGCACCCCACGACGCCGATCCGGCATCCGGGGACACCGACACCGACACCGGCCCGGGCACCCCCGGCGGCGCGGCGGCCCCCGGACTCATCCCCGCCCCGCGCACCCTGACCTGGGGGCCGCCCGGCCGACGGCCGTTCGTCCTGGACGCGGAGACCGTCCTCAGCGCCGCACCGGGCACCGAGGGCGTCGCCCGCCTGCTGCGCGCCACCGTGGGCGCCGCCACCGGTCTGGACCTGCTCCCGGGCACCGAAGGCCCCTGCGTGGAGCTGGCACTCGACGCGGAGCTGGCACCCGAGGCGTACCGCCTGACCGCCGACGCCGACGCCCTACGCATCACCGCGGGCAGCGCCGCCGGAGTGTTCCGGGGGACGCAGACCTTCCGTCAGCTCCTGGGCCCGGACGCCTTCCGCCGCGCCCCCCTCGCGCCGGGGCGCGCCTGGGAGGTCCCGGCGGTGGCCATCGAGGACGAACCGCGCTTCGGCTGGCGCGGCCTCATGCTCGACGTCTGCCGGCACTTCCTGCCCAAGGAGGACGTCCTGCGCTACCTCGACCTCCTCGCCGCCCACAAGCTGAACGTCTTCCACTTCCACCTCACCGACGACCAGGGCTGGCGCGTCGAGATCAAGCGCCACCCCCGCCTGACCGAGGTCGGCGCCTGGCGCTCACGCAGCAAGTACGGCCACCGGCAATCCGATCTGTGGGACGAGACCCCCCACGGCGGGTACTACACCCAGGACGACATCCGCGAGATCGTCGCCTACGCCGCCGAGCGGCATATCCGCGTCGTCCCCGAGATCGACATCCCGGGCCACGCGCAGGCCGCCATCGCCGCATACCCCGAGCTGGGCAACACCGACGTCATCGACACCACCACCCTCTCCGTCTGGGACACCTGGGGCGTCAATCCGAACGTACTCGCCCCCACTGACAACACCCTGCGCTTCTACGAAGGCGTCCTCGAGGAGGTCCTCGACCTCTTCCCCGCCACGACCTCGCCGTTCGTCCACATCGGCGGCGACGAGTGCCCCAAGGACCAGTGGAAGCAGTCCCCGCTCGCCCAGGCCCGGATCGCCGAACTCGGCCTGAAGGACGAGGACGAGCTCCAGTCCTGGTTCATCCGCCACTTCGACACCTGGCTCGCCGAGCGGGGCCGCCGCCTCATCGGCTGGGACGAGATCCTCGAAGGCGGCCTCGCCGAAGGCGCCGCGGTCTCCTCCTGGCGCGGCAACGCGGGCGGCATCGCCGCCGCCGAGGCCGGGCACGACGTGGTGATGTGCCCGGAGCAGCAGGTGTACCTGGACCACCGTCAGGACGGCCACGAGGACGAGCCGATGCCCATCGGATACGTCCGCACCCTGGAGGACGTCTACCGCTTCGAACCCGTTCCACCGGGCCTCTCCGAGGAGGCCGTCCGGCACATCCTCGGCACCCAGGCCAACGTGTGGACCGAGGTCATGCAGAACAGGTCGCGTGTCGACTACCAGGTCTTCCCGCGCCTCGCCGCCTTCGCGGAGGTCGCCTGGACACCCCTGCCCGCCCCGGCCGAACGGGACTTCACCGGCTTCGAGGAGCGCATGACGGACCATTACGCCCGGCTCGACGCCCTCGGCGTCGACTACCGCGGGCCGGGCGGCCCGCTGCCGTGGCAGAAGCGGCCCGGCGTCCGCGGCTTCCCCCGCGAGGGGGCGCCGCCGGAGGTGTGGACCCCGGCGGTGTGA
- a CDS encoding sugar ABC transporter permease — translation MSATTDHTVRGGARRIRTLLRVKRPGRLAAEAAALLIAVAVAFPLYWMVLSAFKPAGEIQSTDPRPWTLAPSLDSFRRVFEQQDFGRYFLNSLLVAGTVVILSALIAFLAATAVTRFRFKFRTTLLIMFLVAQMVPVEALTIPLFFLMRDFGQLNTLGSLILPHLAFSLPFAIWMLRGFVRAVPEALEEAAYIDGASRTRFLWQILFPLVFPGLVATSVFSFITTWNDFLFAKSFIISDTSQSTLPMALLVFFKPDENDWGGIMAASTVMTIPVLVFFVLVQRRLVSGLGGAVKD, via the coding sequence GTGAGCGCGACGACCGACCACACCGTACGAGGCGGCGCACGCCGCATCCGTACGCTGCTCCGGGTCAAGCGGCCCGGCCGGCTGGCCGCCGAGGCCGCCGCCCTGCTGATCGCCGTGGCGGTCGCCTTCCCCCTCTACTGGATGGTGCTCTCCGCGTTCAAACCGGCCGGGGAGATCCAGTCCACCGACCCCCGGCCCTGGACGCTCGCGCCCTCGCTCGACTCGTTCCGCCGGGTCTTCGAACAGCAGGACTTCGGCCGCTACTTCCTCAACAGCCTGCTGGTGGCGGGCACGGTCGTCATCCTCTCGGCGCTGATCGCCTTTCTCGCCGCCACCGCCGTGACCCGCTTCCGCTTCAAGTTCCGCACCACCCTGCTGATCATGTTCCTGGTTGCGCAGATGGTGCCGGTGGAGGCGCTGACCATCCCGCTGTTCTTCCTGATGCGGGACTTCGGCCAGCTCAACACGCTCGGTTCGCTGATCCTGCCGCACCTCGCCTTCTCGCTGCCCTTCGCCATCTGGATGCTGCGCGGCTTCGTCAGGGCGGTCCCCGAAGCCCTGGAGGAGGCCGCCTACATCGACGGGGCCAGCCGCACCCGCTTCCTGTGGCAGATCCTCTTCCCGCTGGTCTTCCCGGGGCTCGTGGCGACGAGCGTCTTCTCCTTCATCACCACCTGGAACGACTTCCTGTTCGCGAAGTCCTTCATCATCAGCGACACCTCGCAGTCGACCCTCCCGATGGCGCTGCTGGTCTTCTTCAAACCGGACGAGAACGACTGGGGCGGGATCATGGCGGCCTCGACCGTGATGACCATTCCCGTCCTCGTCTTCTTCGTACTCGTACAGCGACGCCTGGTCTCCGGACTGGGCGGAGCGGTAAAGGACTGA
- a CDS encoding sugar transporter → MTTHTPPLKAPAAAAAGAGTGTPAGRPPRRRRSASPRHHSGWTPWLYLLPALVLLAGLLVYPIYQLGLISFLEYTQAQVSGGEPTTFKGFDNYATLFNDSQFWQVLLATVLFAAACVVSTLVVGCAMAVLLTRIRALPRLALMMAALGAWATPAITGSTVWVFLFDPDFGPVNKVLGLGDFSWTYGRYSAFALVLLEVLWCSFPFVMVTVYAGIRAIPTEVLEAASLDGASQWRIWRTIMAPMLKPILIVVTIQSIIWDFKVFTQIYVMTNGGGIAGQNLVLNVYAYQKAFASSQYSLGSAIGVVMLVILLAVTLVYLRLVRRQGEEL, encoded by the coding sequence ATGACCACGCACACCCCGCCCCTCAAGGCCCCGGCCGCCGCGGCGGCCGGGGCGGGCACCGGCACCCCCGCCGGCCGCCCGCCCCGGCGCCGCCGGTCCGCCTCGCCCCGGCACCACTCCGGCTGGACCCCCTGGCTCTATCTGCTGCCCGCCCTCGTCCTGCTGGCCGGGCTCCTCGTCTACCCGATCTACCAGCTCGGCCTGATCTCGTTCCTGGAGTACACCCAGGCCCAGGTCAGCGGCGGCGAACCCACCACCTTCAAGGGCTTCGACAACTACGCCACCCTCTTCAACGACAGCCAGTTCTGGCAGGTCCTCCTCGCCACCGTCCTCTTCGCCGCCGCCTGCGTGGTCTCCACGCTCGTCGTCGGCTGCGCCATGGCCGTCCTGCTCACCCGCATCCGCGCCCTGCCCCGGCTCGCGCTGATGATGGCCGCGCTCGGCGCCTGGGCCACCCCCGCGATCACCGGCTCGACGGTCTGGGTCTTCCTCTTCGACCCCGACTTCGGACCCGTGAACAAGGTGCTCGGCCTCGGTGACTTCTCCTGGACGTACGGCCGCTACAGCGCCTTCGCGCTCGTACTCCTCGAAGTCCTGTGGTGCTCGTTCCCGTTCGTCATGGTCACCGTGTACGCGGGCATCCGGGCCATCCCCACCGAGGTGCTGGAGGCCGCCTCGCTGGACGGCGCGTCCCAGTGGCGGATCTGGCGGACCATCATGGCGCCGATGCTCAAGCCCATCCTGATCGTCGTCACCATCCAGTCGATCATCTGGGACTTCAAGGTCTTCACCCAGATCTACGTCATGACCAACGGCGGCGGCATCGCCGGCCAGAACCTGGTGCTCAACGTGTACGCGTACCAGAAGGCGTTCGCGTCCTCGCAGTACAGCCTCGGCTCGGCGATCGGCGTCGTGATGCTGGTGATCCTGCTGGCCGTCACGCTGGTCTATCTGCGCCTGGTGCGGCGCCAGGGGGAGGAACTGTGA
- a CDS encoding ABC transporter substrate-binding protein — translation MKLSARIAAPVAALVLAGLTATACAPQTSDTSAKGDEKSGTLRVWLFQEVGNKPKEKVVNDAVAAFEKSHQGTEVKVEYIPVDTRAQRIKAAFNDPKSAPDLIEYGNSDTAGYVKDGGLADVTAEFDAWDEARDTDPIAKQSVTVGDKVYGAPFFVGVRALYYRTDVFKDLGIDPPKSQAELISTAKKIRKAKPDLYGLAVGGAYTYGAMPFIWSHGGEIAGETGGTYKSGINSEKARKGIEAYTSLFGDDNCPAAKCASMGGNATVTAFASGKAAMAIGGDFSHAAVEAGSVKGKYAVVPLPGVAENSIAPAFAGGNNIGVLKSSSHRTLAVDLMKSLTSKKTQAEMFDAMGFLPTYTDVLDNAARKQPFVAPFVRTLGAGAKFVPASPAWGQIDASLVLPTMFQEIVSGRKDVAQAADDAAKKMDAAFTDAG, via the coding sequence ATGAAGCTTTCTGCCCGAATTGCCGCCCCCGTCGCGGCGCTTGTGCTGGCGGGCCTCACCGCCACCGCCTGTGCGCCGCAGACCTCCGACACCAGTGCCAAGGGTGACGAGAAGAGCGGCACTCTCCGTGTCTGGCTCTTCCAGGAGGTCGGCAACAAGCCCAAGGAGAAGGTCGTCAACGACGCGGTCGCCGCGTTCGAGAAGAGCCACCAGGGCACCGAGGTCAAGGTCGAGTACATACCCGTCGACACCCGCGCCCAGCGCATCAAGGCCGCCTTCAACGACCCCAAGAGCGCCCCCGACCTCATCGAGTACGGCAACAGCGACACCGCCGGATACGTCAAGGACGGCGGACTGGCGGACGTGACCGCGGAGTTCGACGCCTGGGACGAGGCCAGGGACACCGACCCGATCGCCAAGCAGTCGGTCACCGTCGGCGACAAGGTCTACGGAGCGCCCTTCTTCGTCGGCGTACGCGCCCTCTACTACCGCACCGACGTCTTCAAGGACCTCGGCATCGATCCCCCCAAGTCCCAGGCTGAGCTGATCTCCACGGCCAAGAAGATCCGCAAGGCCAAGCCCGACCTCTACGGCCTCGCGGTCGGCGGCGCCTACACCTACGGCGCGATGCCCTTCATCTGGTCCCACGGCGGCGAGATCGCGGGCGAGACCGGTGGTACGTACAAGTCCGGCATCAACAGCGAGAAGGCCCGCAAGGGCATCGAGGCGTACACCTCGCTCTTCGGCGACGACAACTGCCCGGCCGCCAAGTGCGCCTCCATGGGCGGCAACGCCACCGTCACCGCCTTCGCCTCCGGCAAGGCCGCCATGGCGATCGGCGGCGACTTCAGCCACGCGGCCGTCGAGGCGGGCTCGGTCAAGGGCAAGTACGCCGTCGTCCCGCTGCCCGGCGTCGCGGAGAACTCCATCGCCCCCGCCTTCGCGGGCGGCAACAACATCGGCGTCCTCAAGAGCAGTTCGCACCGCACCCTCGCCGTCGATCTGATGAAGTCGCTGACCAGCAAGAAGACCCAGGCCGAGATGTTCGACGCGATGGGCTTCCTGCCCACCTACACCGACGTCCTGGACAACGCCGCCAGGAAGCAGCCCTTCGTCGCCCCGTTCGTCCGGACCCTCGGCGCGGGCGCCAAGTTCGTCCCCGCCTCGCCCGCCTGGGGCCAGATCGACGCCTCCCTCGTCCTGCCGACCATGTTCCAGGAGATCGTCTCGGGCCGTAAGGACGTGGCGCAGGCCGCGGACGACGCGGCGAAGAAGATGGACGCGGCCTTCACCGACGCGGGCTGA